In Curtobacterium sp. TC1, the following proteins share a genomic window:
- a CDS encoding GNAT family N-acetyltransferase, whose amino-acid sequence MTTTALIRPGEVLVASAAEVEQVVHRATNQYASGVVADTAGWADGDRRRIEDLGFRGGDARGEALRTLDLTIADDGTPTRVLDAPAMAALNSHHARFAERRGDVVRYQTDVSVWTGIPARPTPQDWEDVRALLGSGGMLGVGAAAVLPSGWELVEGAGGVQLTGEAIEGAPDPEAVVLTPDDVPEMTALVERTKPGPFLPRTIELGTYLGIRRDGRLVAMAGERLHPPGWTEISAVCTDEGYRGQGFGRRLVLAVAHGIRERGEAPLMHAAAGNTGAIGLYQHLGFRLRDRGAPRFVRVP is encoded by the coding sequence ATGACGACGACTGCGCTCATCCGGCCCGGAGAGGTCCTCGTGGCCTCGGCAGCGGAGGTCGAGCAGGTCGTCCACCGTGCCACGAACCAGTACGCCTCCGGTGTCGTCGCTGACACCGCCGGGTGGGCCGACGGCGATCGTCGGCGGATCGAGGACCTCGGGTTCCGTGGTGGTGATGCCCGCGGCGAAGCGCTCCGGACGCTCGACCTGACCATCGCCGACGACGGCACCCCGACGCGCGTGCTCGACGCGCCCGCCATGGCCGCGCTGAACAGCCACCACGCGCGGTTCGCCGAGCGGCGCGGCGACGTGGTCCGCTACCAGACCGACGTGTCGGTGTGGACGGGGATCCCTGCGCGGCCCACGCCGCAGGACTGGGAGGACGTCCGGGCGCTGCTCGGGTCGGGCGGGATGCTCGGCGTCGGTGCGGCTGCCGTCCTGCCGTCGGGGTGGGAGCTGGTCGAGGGCGCCGGGGGCGTGCAGCTCACCGGTGAGGCGATCGAGGGTGCGCCGGACCCCGAGGCCGTCGTGCTGACGCCGGACGACGTGCCGGAGATGACCGCCCTGGTGGAGCGGACGAAGCCGGGGCCGTTCCTGCCGCGGACGATCGAGCTCGGCACGTACCTCGGCATCCGGCGCGACGGTCGGCTCGTCGCGATGGCGGGGGAGCGCCTGCACCCGCCGGGGTGGACCGAGATCAGCGCGGTGTGCACGGACGAGGGGTACCGGGGGCAGGGGTTCGGGCGGCGGCTGGTGCTCGCCGTCGCGCACGGGATCCGCGAGCGTGGGGAGGCGCCGCTGATGCACGCGGCTGCCGGGAACACCGGGGCGATCGGTCTGTACCAGCACCTCGGGTTCCGGCTGCGGGATCGCGGGGCGCCACGGTTCGTGCGGGTGCCGTGA
- a CDS encoding phosphotransferase enzyme family protein translates to MQWGDTGLDDHQIAFVLQTLPGAVLVADDSWGLLDTRVLHVRAGVDSFTVKASGPTNTHFPRELDAHRTATAALRANGDTGALVAANEEHRVLVLERVPGHLALGTPDEHDPDVHRRAGALLRRLHDQDARHDPTFLPHEQAKALRALDAPHRISPDVVARIRAALEMLPTDHPDELLVPTHGDFHPRNWIVDDGRLRVIDFGRFGWRPASFDLTRLAVLHWQHDPTLEAAFFDGYGDDPRESDAWRWLQLREAVGTATWAYAVGDEGFEAQGHDMLRRALAAF, encoded by the coding sequence ATGCAGTGGGGCGACACCGGACTCGACGACCACCAGATCGCGTTCGTGCTCCAGACGCTCCCCGGCGCGGTCTTGGTGGCGGATGACTCGTGGGGGCTCCTCGACACGAGGGTCCTGCACGTCCGCGCTGGCGTCGACAGCTTCACCGTGAAGGCCTCCGGCCCGACCAACACGCACTTCCCCCGCGAGCTCGACGCGCACCGCACCGCCACCGCCGCACTCCGAGCCAACGGCGACACCGGTGCCCTCGTCGCCGCGAACGAGGAGCACCGCGTCCTCGTGCTCGAACGCGTCCCCGGGCACCTCGCCCTCGGGACCCCGGACGAGCACGATCCCGACGTCCACCGCCGGGCCGGAGCACTGCTCCGACGGCTGCACGACCAGGACGCCCGCCACGACCCGACGTTCCTGCCGCACGAGCAGGCGAAGGCCCTCCGCGCGCTCGATGCCCCGCACCGGATCTCGCCCGACGTCGTCGCCCGGATCCGCGCGGCGCTCGAGATGCTCCCCACCGACCACCCGGACGAGCTCCTAGTGCCGACCCACGGCGACTTCCACCCACGCAACTGGATCGTGGACGACGGCAGGCTCCGCGTCATCGACTTCGGCCGCTTCGGCTGGCGCCCCGCCTCCTTCGACCTCACCCGACTCGCAGTGCTCCACTGGCAGCACGATCCGACCCTCGAAGCGGCGTTCTTCGACGGCTACGGCGACGATCCGCGCGAGTCGGACGCCTGGCGCTGGCTGCAACTCCGCGAAGCAGTGGGTACCGCGACCTGGGCCTACGCGGTCGGCGACGAGGGCTTCGAGGCCCAGGGCCACGACATGCTCCGCCGCGCCCTCGCCGCGTTCTGA
- a CDS encoding matrixin family metalloprotease: MRTSSKAAAAVALGFVLTAVIAAPGIADVASCRGDSISVHDLASGCHVDSGVVALEDGRTFAVPAAGVTLTAAPVAEGDTDPGDVVIANRGAAGVAVQVDEVWAGSPVAVRQERAAQQRRTLGPTIRGTASHGGATTSASCGSRAYVLTGAHWESPIRWRYNPTGAKVSKAAAIQRGAEAWTGTISACGQTVQSTAAQEYLGTATQKPAVTADGGCGTSNRASVIGWGKLPSKTLALTCIWSFTDGVAFETDQRYSTSHRWGSTSTCSGNRFDLRGIATHEWGHSYGLGHTAQKSGLVMKPSSTVCDTAQRTLGLGDVRGIAALY; the protein is encoded by the coding sequence GTGCGCACGTCATCGAAGGCCGCAGCCGCGGTCGCACTCGGGTTCGTCCTGACGGCGGTCATCGCCGCACCAGGGATCGCGGATGTTGCGAGCTGCCGAGGCGACAGCATCTCGGTCCACGACCTCGCGTCCGGGTGTCACGTCGACTCCGGCGTGGTGGCGCTCGAGGACGGCCGGACCTTCGCGGTGCCCGCAGCCGGTGTCACGCTCACCGCTGCACCGGTCGCCGAAGGGGACACCGACCCCGGTGACGTGGTGATCGCGAACCGTGGTGCCGCGGGCGTCGCCGTGCAGGTCGACGAAGTGTGGGCCGGATCGCCCGTCGCCGTCCGGCAGGAACGCGCAGCCCAGCAACGGCGAACCCTCGGGCCGACGATCCGCGGGACTGCCTCGCACGGCGGCGCCACGACGTCCGCGAGCTGCGGGAGCAGGGCGTACGTGCTGACCGGCGCGCACTGGGAGTCGCCGATCCGGTGGCGGTACAACCCGACCGGGGCGAAGGTGTCGAAGGCCGCAGCGATCCAGCGCGGTGCCGAGGCCTGGACCGGCACGATCTCGGCGTGCGGTCAGACGGTCCAGTCGACGGCGGCGCAGGAGTACCTCGGCACCGCGACGCAGAAGCCTGCGGTCACCGCGGATGGTGGCTGCGGGACCTCGAACCGGGCGAGCGTCATCGGGTGGGGCAAGCTGCCGTCGAAGACCCTGGCGCTGACGTGCATCTGGTCCTTCACGGACGGGGTCGCCTTCGAGACCGACCAGCGCTACTCGACGAGCCACCGGTGGGGATCGACCAGCACCTGCTCGGGCAACCGTTTCGACCTGCGCGGCATCGCGACGCACGAGTGGGGGCACTCGTACGGGCTCGGGCACACGGCGCAGAAGTCCGGGCTCGTGATGAAGCCGTCGTCCACGGTGTGCGACACGGCGCAGCGGACGCTCGGACTGGGGGATGTGCGCGGGATCGCGGCGTTGTACTGA
- a CDS encoding RHS repeat domain-containing protein codes for MGAVRWCDVLRGSFRVFAASLSGRVRGVMLAVVTLVALLGSLLVVVSQPAPAQAVVTGTGGQYVPMPSNARVLGGATEKGVFRTVKVAGVAGLPSSGIGAVTMMVTIADPSGSGQLQMRADDDDTTTLMMIYNSGVGGNTSNTGLLAVADDGTIQVRTETAQSKVVIDITGYYTSTKNGVSAGGFVAMSPSRVLDSRGGIGAAQGQIPAGSQRTIQATGSNGIPAGAAAVAVNIIVINREAKAGYVRPTPTGETRSTGVLNYNSVEGQSTAMNAQVALNADGKFSIDTAEGGGKIDLVVDIQGYFLQSNPGGGFTPLNGRLIDTRNGGSIASGASFTVQVGGVQGAPTVEGGLSAAAVTFTAVNDSGADSYAKMWADGAAEPESSAISSDRTSKMTNTVVAPVGANGKIRIKNMGTAAMNYLVDLQGAYNSLPGGPGNTNRTGQRTSATTLPFPITDQTNASVDVGTGNLLVTTSAMSLPGVTQNTTIGAAYNSRSTTVGDANTMDANRWQYALAGAGDLTANAQGVIYTDAVGTAWQFRPSGAQGAFISPAGLQQTLTRVDNSTTHEYTLKGWTSNSTTHFNLAGQPTSIVDRNSNQTSFNTSDGYALTTIVSTAGATGAKTVKSSYANSTQTFSQTSGSSSRSVSFAKSSAGDVTTYTDATGKKTTFAYTNGDLTSITAPTGGVTAFTYDSSDRVTKVEQRNTTAGSAGTAVTRFSYASDTSTVVADPRSDQSATVAAAAHTTYTLDGNDLVTKTVDPANRERSKTYNPANNGVLKSTTGASGDSGTGTTSNEYGKNTSQSLTKSTTGSGSSSSAEYGSGSATAYLPSKVTDSSGNSTTISYDGVGNQTSSQSGSDTTVQAKVAYNSDGTVKSATAPGNGSNSTTYTYDGNKQLSKITPPTGTTLGVKNYTYDAFGRVATETDGRGNTTTYGYDADDRNTSTAFSDGTATVTNVYDGNGNQTSQTSATGTITNSYDQRNRLVATVNTAGGGTVSYGYDLAGNTTQVTDSTGTVTHTYDASEVLTATTYPTSAGTAKQIYLTDKQGRRTDTWLGANASAIPGVAPSTWSAHQKLSYDKSGKVTKVQAWAANEDPQLVVDTDYCYMATTTAPTCTATEGNDRTKLQWSYDNISKQATTYGYTDTDGKTPTKHLTGITQSGGTNPTNWAFTYDDAGNRTEAKATNAVTKATISDQKLAYNAVSQITTDGYTYDGTGNLTKAPGETYTYNGAQQLTSSTKAGVKTSYEYAGADMNKLLWQSTDGGAEYGYTYGTTDSNGVPVVATREQIGTGTASVVSDPVTGQPLDLRTSDGVTSLYVLDGIGNPTMSIADTGRIAYQISYDAYGAETVTKGNTGTQWQQNPYGYKTGLRSSNSDSGLTKFGYRWQSATTGQWIERDTLDAPLSPNDANRYAFVGCDPINGSDPTGRLSEGVKCGLVFAGVALAIGALVAAPFSVAAAGAATVAAAGTISDIGGLVGLGVGLGIGVGGAFACA; via the coding sequence ATGGGGGCTGTGCGCTGGTGCGACGTGCTGAGGGGTTCTTTTCGCGTGTTCGCTGCGTCGTTGTCCGGTCGTGTTCGTGGAGTGATGCTGGCAGTGGTGACGTTGGTCGCCTTGCTGGGTTCGTTGTTGGTGGTGGTTTCGCAGCCGGCACCGGCGCAGGCTGTGGTGACCGGTACGGGCGGGCAGTACGTGCCGATGCCCTCCAACGCCCGCGTGTTGGGCGGTGCGACCGAGAAGGGCGTGTTCCGCACGGTGAAGGTCGCCGGAGTAGCCGGACTGCCGTCGTCGGGGATCGGCGCGGTGACGATGATGGTCACCATCGCCGATCCGTCCGGGTCGGGTCAGTTGCAGATGCGCGCCGACGATGACGACACGACGACGCTGATGATGATCTACAACTCTGGTGTCGGCGGGAACACGTCGAACACGGGACTGCTCGCGGTCGCGGATGACGGTACGATCCAGGTGCGGACCGAGACGGCGCAGTCGAAGGTCGTCATCGACATCACCGGCTACTACACGTCGACGAAGAACGGCGTGTCTGCCGGTGGGTTCGTGGCGATGTCGCCGTCCCGAGTGCTCGATTCCCGTGGCGGCATCGGTGCCGCGCAGGGGCAGATCCCAGCAGGTTCGCAGCGCACCATCCAGGCAACCGGCTCGAACGGCATTCCGGCTGGCGCTGCGGCGGTCGCGGTGAACATCATCGTGATCAACCGCGAAGCCAAGGCCGGTTACGTCCGTCCCACCCCGACCGGTGAGACCCGCAGCACGGGTGTCCTGAACTACAACTCCGTCGAGGGCCAGTCGACCGCGATGAACGCGCAGGTCGCGTTGAACGCCGATGGGAAGTTCAGCATCGACACCGCTGAGGGCGGGGGGAAGATCGACCTCGTCGTCGACATCCAGGGCTACTTCCTGCAGTCGAACCCGGGTGGCGGCTTCACCCCGCTGAACGGTCGACTCATCGACACCCGCAACGGTGGGAGCATCGCTTCGGGTGCATCGTTCACGGTGCAGGTCGGCGGTGTCCAGGGTGCTCCGACGGTCGAGGGCGGCTTGTCGGCTGCCGCGGTGACGTTCACCGCGGTGAACGACAGTGGTGCTGACTCGTACGCGAAGATGTGGGCCGATGGTGCGGCGGAGCCGGAGTCGTCTGCGATCAGCTCCGACCGGACGTCGAAGATGACGAACACCGTGGTCGCGCCGGTCGGTGCGAACGGGAAGATCCGCATCAAGAACATGGGTACCGCGGCGATGAACTACCTCGTCGACCTGCAGGGTGCGTACAACTCGCTCCCTGGTGGCCCTGGCAACACGAACCGGACCGGTCAGCGGACGTCGGCGACGACGTTGCCGTTCCCGATCACGGACCAGACCAACGCGTCCGTCGATGTCGGGACCGGGAACCTGCTGGTCACTACGTCGGCGATGAGCCTGCCGGGTGTGACGCAGAACACCACGATCGGTGCCGCGTACAACTCGCGCAGCACCACCGTTGGTGATGCGAATACGATGGACGCGAACCGGTGGCAGTACGCCCTCGCCGGCGCGGGTGATCTCACCGCGAACGCGCAGGGTGTCATCTACACCGACGCTGTCGGTACGGCGTGGCAGTTCCGTCCGTCCGGGGCGCAGGGCGCGTTCATCAGCCCGGCCGGTCTGCAGCAGACCCTGACCCGCGTCGACAACAGTACGACGCACGAGTACACGCTGAAGGGGTGGACGTCGAACTCGACCACGCACTTCAACCTCGCCGGCCAGCCGACGTCGATCGTGGACCGGAACAGCAACCAGACCAGCTTCAACACCTCCGACGGGTACGCGCTGACCACGATCGTCTCGACCGCCGGGGCGACGGGTGCGAAGACGGTGAAGTCGTCGTACGCGAACAGCACGCAGACGTTCTCCCAGACGTCCGGCTCGAGCTCGCGGAGCGTGTCCTTCGCGAAGAGCTCCGCGGGTGACGTCACCACCTACACGGACGCGACCGGCAAGAAGACCACCTTCGCGTACACGAACGGCGATCTCACCTCGATCACCGCACCCACCGGCGGCGTGACGGCCTTCACCTACGACTCATCCGACCGAGTCACGAAGGTGGAACAGCGCAACACCACGGCCGGTTCCGCCGGTACTGCTGTGACGCGGTTCTCGTATGCCTCGGACACGTCCACCGTGGTCGCTGACCCGCGGTCGGACCAGTCGGCGACGGTCGCCGCCGCGGCGCACACGACGTACACCCTCGACGGCAACGACCTGGTGACCAAGACCGTTGACCCGGCGAACCGTGAACGCTCGAAGACGTACAACCCCGCGAACAACGGGGTGTTGAAGTCCACGACCGGCGCATCGGGTGACAGTGGGACTGGGACGACGTCGAACGAGTACGGCAAGAACACCAGCCAGTCGCTGACGAAGTCCACCACTGGCTCCGGCTCCTCGAGCTCCGCCGAGTACGGCTCGGGCTCGGCGACGGCGTACCTGCCGTCGAAGGTCACCGACAGCTCGGGTAACAGCACGACTATTAGTTACGACGGTGTCGGCAACCAGACCTCGTCGCAGTCCGGGTCGGACACCACGGTCCAGGCGAAGGTGGCGTACAACTCCGACGGCACGGTGAAGAGCGCCACGGCGCCGGGGAACGGGTCGAACTCGACCACGTACACCTACGACGGCAACAAGCAGCTGTCAAAGATCACTCCGCCGACCGGCACCACTCTCGGTGTGAAGAACTACACGTACGACGCCTTCGGCCGGGTCGCGACCGAGACCGACGGGCGTGGGAACACGACTACGTACGGGTACGACGCTGATGACCGGAACACGTCCACTGCGTTCAGCGACGGGACGGCGACGGTCACCAACGTCTACGACGGCAACGGCAACCAGACCAGCCAGACCTCCGCGACCGGCACGATCACCAACAGCTACGACCAGCGCAACCGACTGGTCGCGACGGTAAACACTGCCGGCGGTGGAACCGTGTCCTACGGGTACGACCTCGCCGGGAACACGACGCAGGTCACCGACTCCACCGGCACCGTCACCCACACGTACGACGCGTCGGAGGTGCTCACCGCGACGACGTATCCGACGAGCGCGGGCACGGCGAAGCAGATCTACCTCACCGACAAGCAGGGCCGCCGTACCGACACGTGGCTCGGTGCCAACGCATCGGCAATCCCCGGTGTTGCACCGTCCACGTGGAGCGCGCACCAGAAGCTGAGCTACGACAAGTCCGGCAAGGTCACCAAGGTGCAGGCGTGGGCTGCGAACGAGGATCCGCAGCTCGTCGTCGACACCGACTACTGCTACATGGCCACCACCACCGCCCCGACCTGCACCGCCACGGAGGGCAACGACCGCACGAAGCTGCAGTGGTCGTACGACAACATCAGCAAGCAGGCCACCACGTACGGGTACACCGACACGGACGGGAAGACCCCGACCAAGCACCTCACCGGGATCACGCAGTCCGGCGGCACGAACCCGACGAACTGGGCGTTCACCTACGACGACGCCGGCAACCGCACCGAAGCCAAGGCCACCAACGCTGTCACCAAGGCGACGATCAGTGACCAGAAGCTGGCATACAACGCCGTCTCGCAGATCACCACGGACGGGTACACGTACGACGGGACCGGGAACCTCACCAAGGCGCCGGGGGAGACGTATACGTACAACGGGGCGCAGCAGCTGACCTCGTCCACGAAGGCTGGTGTGAAGACCAGCTACGAGTACGCCGGCGCGGATATGAACAAGCTGCTCTGGCAGTCCACCGATGGCGGAGCGGAATACGGTTACACGTATGGCACCACCGACTCCAACGGCGTCCCCGTGGTTGCTACCCGCGAGCAGATCGGCACCGGCACCGCATCAGTTGTATCCGACCCGGTCACCGGGCAGCCGCTGGATCTCCGTACCAGCGACGGCGTGACCAGCCTCTACGTGCTCGACGGGATCGGAAACCCGACGATGTCGATCGCGGACACCGGCAGGATCGCCTACCAGATCTCCTACGACGCCTACGGCGCCGAAACCGTCACCAAGGGCAACACCGGCACGCAGTGGCAGCAGAACCCCTACGGCTACAAGACCGGCCTCCGCTCCAGCAACAGCGACAGCGGGCTGACGAAGTTCGGGTATCGGTGGCAGTCCGCAACGACCGGCCAATGGATCGAGCGTGACACCCTCGATGCGCCGCTCAGTCCTAATGACGCGAACCGCTATGCGTTCGTTGGCTGCGACCCGATCAACGGGTCCGATCCGACGGGGCGTCTTTCAGAGGGCGTGAAGTGCGGATTGGTGTTTGCAGGCGTCGCGCTCGCCATTGGTGCCTTGGTTGCTGCACCCTTCAGTGTGGCTGCGGCGGGCGCAGCCACAGTCGCCGCGGCGGGCACAATCTCTGACATCGGTGGATTAGTTGGTCTCGGGGTCGGCTTGGGTATCGGCGTTGGAGGAGCATTCGCATGCGCTTGA
- a CDS encoding tyrosine-type recombinase/integrase, producing the protein MHRAGGARRRGQVNQDVAVEDPAPVPPQRGARGRAASAEQRAAAERSRTAFARLRAVVGEGSPAAAAVTVPADASPRLFAEASLSPNTIRAYRSDLLQFARWRAGFLDHEISKPSELEQITTAPVDPAEVAAFLADKANAVLPDGGQRYAPATISRYVAAIDWEHTRRGHTPPGSTPIVRDVLKGIRRTRSVPVRRAKPMTLQALQTTLLTIDVTDLQAGALATRDHALLLFGFVGAFRESELTALTVADLRIVDGEGVYARVRRSKTDQDGVGRVKALKQGANPVTCAPCAFVRLYRLMAAQDTRGEAGLFAALAGAGLSVHVCADGLGPDRLPPSMPFFRAVSKWGLFRDTGISPTTVGKAVARRARAAGLGEEGWSGHSLRAGFVTEARNAGATDVEIMNQTHHTNAATLQIYDREYTPLVRNAVTRMRL; encoded by the coding sequence GTGCACAGGGCCGGCGGCGCCAGGAGAAGAGGCCAGGTGAACCAGGACGTCGCAGTCGAGGATCCCGCGCCGGTGCCCCCGCAGCGTGGTGCGCGCGGTCGGGCTGCGTCAGCGGAGCAGCGTGCGGCCGCGGAGCGGTCCCGGACGGCATTCGCGCGGCTCCGCGCGGTGGTGGGGGAGGGGAGCCCGGCCGCCGCTGCCGTGACGGTGCCGGCGGATGCCTCCCCGCGACTGTTCGCGGAGGCATCCCTGTCGCCGAACACGATCCGCGCGTACCGGTCGGACCTCCTACAGTTCGCCCGCTGGCGTGCCGGGTTCCTTGACCACGAGATCTCCAAACCATCCGAGCTCGAGCAGATCACCACGGCACCGGTCGACCCTGCGGAGGTTGCGGCGTTCCTCGCGGACAAGGCCAACGCGGTCCTGCCTGATGGTGGGCAGCGGTATGCGCCGGCGACGATCAGTCGCTACGTCGCCGCGATCGACTGGGAACACACCCGTCGCGGCCACACCCCGCCCGGCTCCACCCCGATCGTCCGCGACGTACTGAAAGGAATCCGCCGGACCCGGTCAGTGCCGGTCCGGCGCGCGAAGCCGATGACGTTGCAGGCCCTGCAGACGACGCTGCTGACGATTGACGTCACCGACCTCCAGGCCGGGGCATTGGCGACCCGGGATCACGCGTTGCTGCTGTTCGGGTTCGTCGGTGCGTTCCGCGAGTCCGAGCTCACCGCACTCACCGTCGCCGATCTCCGCATCGTCGATGGCGAGGGTGTCTACGCGCGCGTGCGGCGGTCGAAGACCGATCAGGACGGGGTTGGGCGGGTGAAGGCGCTCAAGCAGGGCGCGAACCCGGTCACCTGCGCGCCGTGCGCCTTCGTCCGGCTCTATCGGCTGATGGCCGCACAGGACACCCGAGGAGAAGCCGGCCTGTTCGCGGCACTCGCTGGCGCGGGCTTGTCCGTCCATGTCTGTGCAGATGGGCTCGGACCCGATCGGTTGCCGCCGTCGATGCCGTTCTTCCGCGCAGTGTCGAAGTGGGGGCTGTTCCGGGACACCGGCATCAGCCCGACAACGGTCGGGAAGGCCGTCGCGCGCCGTGCGCGAGCGGCGGGGTTGGGGGAGGAGGGGTGGTCCGGGCACTCGCTCCGTGCCGGGTTCGTCACCGAGGCGCGGAACGCGGGCGCGACGGATGTGGAGATCATGAACCAGACCCACCACACCAACGCCGCCACCCTGCAGATCTACGACCGCGAGTACACGCCCCTGGTCCGCAACGCCGTCACCCGGATGCGGCTATGA
- a CDS encoding nuclease-related domain-containing protein, with translation MALSSERQSTVAWKSGAAGEAVVSRVLDAVAAEHLAVLHDRRILGSRANIDHIVITRVGVWAVDAKRYRDKRPRLQVEGGLFRARTERLIVGGDRMKLVDGALRQVALVQEVVGPVPVRGAFCFVDADWPLFGGSFTTRGIDVCWPKKLAKQLAAVDGPVDVVGVAAAVARRFSSA, from the coding sequence GTGGCGCTCTCGAGTGAGCGACAGAGCACTGTCGCGTGGAAGTCCGGAGCCGCTGGTGAAGCTGTCGTCAGCCGGGTTCTCGACGCCGTTGCCGCCGAGCACCTCGCCGTGCTCCACGACCGCCGTATCCTCGGCTCCCGAGCGAACATCGACCACATCGTGATCACCCGCGTCGGCGTCTGGGCCGTCGACGCCAAGCGATACCGCGACAAGCGGCCGCGGCTCCAGGTCGAGGGCGGCCTGTTCCGAGCCCGCACGGAGAGGCTCATCGTGGGCGGCGACCGAATGAAGCTCGTCGACGGTGCACTCCGTCAGGTGGCGCTCGTCCAGGAGGTCGTGGGCCCGGTACCCGTGCGCGGTGCGTTCTGCTTCGTTGACGCGGACTGGCCGCTCTTCGGCGGCTCGTTCACCACCCGCGGCATCGACGTCTGCTGGCCGAAGAAGCTCGCGAAGCAGCTCGCCGCTGTCGATGGGCCGGTGGACGTGGTGGGCGTCGCGGCGGCGGTCGCGCGGCGCTTCTCATCTGCCTAA
- a CDS encoding Fic family protein has protein sequence MTNWLAHSRRVVPWTSTSRRGTREDRTLAAVTVSIPPMIADADVPAIAERDLARARYEAADLERVADGVLSPLAGFLIRMESVASSRIEHVEASPIAFARAIGGLKENTSAMSMVAAGAAITKLIDASSLVIALDEILAAHQALMQDDPDVAERPYAGRVRDVQNWIGGSQYSPRGALYVPPPPEEVPALLEDLIVFANRDDVEPVTQAAIAHAHFESIHPFTDGNGRIGRALIGAILRRRGVTPHTVLPVASALAADTTHYFSLLTAYRAGNVEPIVTDLALCVETAAREARGTARAFAQYEDAWREQASPRAGSAADRILPVLLTMPVFTVEQLVDEVQDIPERSVYRGVQVLEEARVVEAVTDRKRDRTYAAMDVLDEFEDLDARIRERITRLRALGAEYWKQNPRVAVWS, from the coding sequence ATGACGAACTGGCTGGCGCACAGCAGGCGCGTCGTCCCCTGGACGAGCACGAGCCGTCGCGGCACTCGGGAGGACCGGACCCTCGCAGCGGTCACGGTGTCCATCCCGCCGATGATCGCAGACGCCGACGTTCCGGCCATCGCTGAGCGCGACCTCGCCCGGGCTCGCTACGAGGCCGCGGACCTCGAGCGGGTGGCAGACGGCGTGCTCAGTCCCCTCGCAGGGTTCCTCATCCGCATGGAGTCCGTCGCGTCCAGCCGCATCGAGCACGTCGAGGCGTCCCCGATAGCGTTCGCTCGCGCCATTGGCGGGCTGAAGGAGAACACGTCCGCGATGTCGATGGTCGCCGCAGGAGCTGCGATCACGAAGCTCATCGACGCATCGAGCCTGGTGATCGCGCTCGACGAGATCCTCGCTGCGCACCAGGCGCTCATGCAGGATGACCCGGACGTGGCCGAGCGTCCCTACGCTGGCCGCGTCCGCGACGTGCAGAACTGGATCGGCGGCTCCCAGTACTCGCCCCGCGGCGCGCTCTACGTCCCGCCGCCGCCGGAAGAGGTGCCGGCGCTGCTCGAGGATCTGATCGTGTTCGCCAACCGCGACGACGTCGAACCCGTCACCCAGGCCGCGATCGCGCATGCCCACTTCGAGAGCATCCACCCGTTCACCGACGGCAACGGCCGCATCGGCCGGGCGCTCATCGGCGCCATCCTGCGTCGGCGGGGTGTGACGCCGCACACCGTGCTCCCGGTCGCCAGCGCCCTCGCCGCCGACACGACGCACTACTTCTCGCTCCTCACCGCCTACCGCGCCGGGAACGTGGAGCCGATCGTCACCGACCTGGCGCTCTGCGTCGAGACGGCGGCCCGCGAGGCCCGCGGTACCGCGCGCGCATTCGCACAGTACGAGGATGCCTGGCGAGAGCAAGCCAGCCCGCGCGCAGGCAGCGCTGCCGACCGCATCCTGCCGGTCCTGCTCACCATGCCGGTCTTCACCGTCGAGCAGCTCGTCGACGAGGTGCAGGACATTCCGGAGCGAAGCGTGTACCGCGGCGTGCAGGTTCTCGAGGAGGCCCGCGTAGTCGAGGCTGTCACTGACCGGAAGCGAGATCGCACGTATGCCGCAATGGACGTGCTCGACGAGTTTGAGGACCTTGATGCTCGCATCCGGGAACGGATCACGCGACTCCGCGCGCTGGGCGCGGAGTACTGGAAGCAGAACCCGCGGGTCGCAGTGTGGTCCTGA